The Nomia melanderi isolate GNS246 chromosome 6, iyNomMela1, whole genome shotgun sequence genomic sequence GATCTCCTTGACTTCACAATCGGCTCCGCCTGCCAATGTGATCCCGACGCTGCCCGCGGGGTTCTCCTTGTGCAGCAGTACGACAACTACGTCGTGAGCACCCCTAGCCTCTTCGAGACTCGCCTCTTCCACCAGCTGCGCCAGCTCCTGCTGCGAGATCAAGCTGGTGCTACTGGCCAGCGAGCTGATGCTGCCGAACTGCTCACTGCAACATCTGTCCGTGTCTACGTCCGTTCCTACAGGCGACAGATTCTCGTCCACGCTGCTGTCCAAACTCGGGAACCGATTGTGAGCCGTCCCAGATCCCTGATGCGTGCACGACGTGGCCTCCATCTTTTCCAAAGCTTTCTTCATGTCGGTCACGCTCGCGCTTCGTCGGTTCAGGCTTCTTGTGGTCGGTATCTTTGACACGATCTTCGATTTCTCCGCTTCGATCGTGTCCTCGGTGTTGTCGGCATGCCGCGACTTCCCTAGCGTTGGTATCTTCGACACAAACGACTTGTCGTCGCTCCAGGAATCGTTCGAATTCGTTGAGCTCCTCCTACCGTATCGGCTCTCCTTCGGCTCCCAGAGGAACTTGTTCTGACCTCCGGCATGAACGATGGGACTCTTGTCGGCTCTTCCCTCGATACTCTGCGCTCGGGACAGTTTCGTCTCAGCCTTCGCGCTTAGAATGTCTTCTAGGCTCATCTGGCTCTTGGATCTACCGAAACTGCCATCGTCCACGTGGATTGCCGATCTGGACCTGCTCTTCGTTGTCAGAATAGTCAGCAGATCGTTCTGATCTTCGGGGAGCTTCTTAGAAGACTCGCTAGGTCTGCTTCTCTGCTTCGGGATCTCCGTTGCACTGGTATCGATGATGCTGTTGGTGTTTCTATTTCCCGATGGCAGGTCAACGGAACCACGTTGCTGTTCATCGACAACGGCTTTGTGTTTCAGGGTGACTGTTTCAGGAACTGGTTCCGGTTTCTTCTCGATCTTCTTAGCGGCTTTCAGTTCCGCCGATCTGGCCATCGCTTTGACTTCCGTGCGCACCCACATCTTCAGGTCGTTCGAAGGCTCTAAGAGTTCGGATTTAGGAGGTCGTGCGACTGGAGGCGGGACGCTTCTTTTCGGTGGCAGTTTTggttcttcttcctccttcgGGAAACTGTCACCGTCCTCCGTAAACGAGTCCGTTACCTCTATGTAAGCGATTTTGACGTCCTGCGGACTCGGGGCCACGTTCTTGACCCGACTCTTCTGGCGATCGTCGCCGTTCTCGATGACTCCGCGATGATCCTCCTCGGGGAACTTCCTTTGTATCAGCGGTGAGCCGTTTAGGTCCCTTCCGCTCCGACACCTGGCGCTGGCTAAGATGTTTTTCCGATTGATCGCCTCCACGCTCTGCGGCTTTAGCACTCGCCTGGATAACGATTCCGCGCTTGCCTGCGAACCGGAAGTTAGGGTCGACGACGTGCTGCAGTTGGTGTCGGTGCTGTTCGATCGTTTCAGCTGCCTTTGTGGTATCTGCGAGGCTCTCGCGTTTGATTCGACTGGCTGTGGGGATCTAGGGTCCGAGCTGCTGCTGCTGGAAGACGATCGCTCGGAAACGAACGTCCTCTCGTTCACAATACTCGACCGGGTGTAATCTACGCCGCTCGACTCTCTACCATATTGCCTGGTAGGACTGTCTATGATGAGGGCCCGGTGCCGGTAATTGGTCTCCGCGGATATGTAAGATCTTTCGGACGAAACGGTGGACCGTTCCGATGGAACCGGCGACATCGGCGGGCTGAAGCCTCGCGAGATGCTACTCTGCGAGCTGCTGACCGCAGAGTCGTTGTCCGAGTCATCGTACTCCATCCGTGTCTTCCTCTGCACGGTTTTCGGTCTACTGCGTAGCCCTTCGGGAGAACTGGCCGTCGAAGCGAACTCGAAGCTGTAGTCGCTTCGGGTCGGACTGCAGATGCTCTCCAGGCTCTTGGGCGGCTCGGATATGGTCGGCGTTGATGTTGTCGTCGCTGTTGCCGTCGCTGTTGACGATGCCTGAGAGGACTTCGCCGTACCGTTTAGAGGACTGTTGTTCGAGGACGTGCCGTACACTGCGAGGCTCTTTCTTTTGAACGCAGGGGAGTACTTGGAGTGTATCTGAGGCGCTGGCATCTTGAAAGACGTCGTCGCTTTCAGCGGTACGCTAGCCGTACTAGCGTTACTGGCCAGGGAGCTTTGGGAACCCCACTTGTCCTGTATGTTGGCTTTCGGTATCTGAAACAAGCCCAGAGGATTCTTACTGAAATTGTAACATTTAGGAGCTGAAATGTGATTCTCATTGATTCAGCTAGTTTTTATATTCAAGAACAATCAATATACAACGCAATAAACTAACTCTCCGTGAGCAATCGAACGAGAAGTTCTCCTTGCAGATCGTCAAACAGCTATTGCTGTTAACATCTTCTTCGATTCGTTTACCTGATGCAACAGTATGGAATCCCGGGATTTGATCTCAGGCAGATCAACGATTGGCGCTTCGATGGGTATGGCTTCCTTCTCCGGAATGACCAACCCCCTAAGTTTGGATATCGACCGCCTTCTCTGCTCGATCAGTTGGTTCAGGCTGGTCCTCCTAATGTCCTCGCTGGGTCTGCGGAACGTAGACGCCAGGGAGTTCGTCCTGGCGATCTGCGAGCTGACGAACAGCTCGTTGCAGGCCGCGCTTCGGTCCTGGAGGTACGGCGTCGACCCGGAGAAACTGGTCGCACGGGTCAGCGCGGACGTCGCGGCTGGTTTCGGCGGCACGCTCGAGGAATTCTGATGATTGCCGAGATTTGCCTGCGGCGCGTTGCTCTGCGAATCGCTCGCCGGCGTCGCGTAACTCTTCATCGAAGCTTTGGTCGTCGAGGCTTTCTCGTACGAGCTGATCAGTGGCGTGGTCGAAGAGATGACGGGCTTGGGCGGCACCACGGGGAACGTTTTTGACGCGTGAACCGTTGCAGGCGCCAACGAGGGACTCTGGGGCAGACCGGGCAGCCTTTGTCCATACTTTCTTCCAGTCTCTTGACCAACGTTTCTCCCGGAATCGGTCAAGTCGAAGGAACTCTGCGTCCTGTCCGCGAAGAAGGACGCCCTTTCTTTCTGTCCAGGAGTCTTCTCGTCGCTACATACGTCCTCCGTGGACTTGTACTTAGACAGCCTCCTGCCATTGCTCGTCGCTGCTGTCACAGTGATTGAGTTCGGGAACAGGGGCCCATCCAGGCTGCTCTGTGAAGAGAACATCGCGATTTTGTCCCTGACAGACCTCTCCGACTTGTCATCTTGCCTCCAGAGCTCTCCGTTCAACGAGAACTTCCTCTGAGGCGGCTCCAAGTTCGACACGCTTCTCGAGTACACACTGGTCGTCTCTATCTTGGGTGGACCTGACGGACAAAGCACAGGTCGTTACCATTAATATTACCTTCTTGTTCGGTACTTAGCGTAAGTAACAATAATGATTAGTCGATAGAAATTGTACTGATATAAACGAGTGTAAAACTCTCAGTCCGAGCGAATGTTCAGTTTCGGTCAAAGCGGACTCTATGATTTAAAGAATGAGCGGTGCTAGATATTTGGTAAAACCTTGGTTCGTTTCTTCGTAGTGCTCTGCGTGGCAAGAAAAGCAAGAGACTATGCGAGGTCCATAAGGGTAGTTGTCGAAACTAACAGAGGGTATTCTACGATTCAGCAATTAAATGAACACCATCACCCATCTACCCTTTTACCACACTCTACTTCTATTCATTAACAAACCTATTTTATCATCAACACTGCTAGTTCCGTTTTCACCCTTGTATCATTGCATGCCTTTCCCAAAAATAATCCCTATACGAGTACACGCAGCATCGAACTTGTCAACTTCAATCTCAGCGGATCGTTCTCAGCGAAACAGTCACGGCAAGCAACGTCCGCGACGCCTCCGTTCCGGTTAACCCGACGCGTGCGTGTCGCGTACGATCGGAAAGCGCGGCGAAGAGATCCGGGAGAGCGGAGAAACGCGGATGAATCCTTACCCGTTAACGGCAGAGGCGGCGGCGTGTCCAACGCCTCCTTCTCCCCGTGGTCCTGCGGCTCCTCAATAACCGGCGGCGGCGTGTCTTTGTGATAGTATCCGGTGATTTCAACCTTCTTCTCCGACAGCAGTACATTACCGTTACCCTGGTTCCCGTAGCCGGCGTAGTTGGTCACGGACGTTGCTTTCTTCGCGAAGCTGTCTGACGCGTACGGCTTGGTGTCGTTCACGCGGCTCTCCCTGGCAGACTCTTGACAGACGCCGTCGACGCTCCCCTTCTTGCCGTTTATCTCGTTGTTCGACAGGCCGCCAATTTTGCCCGCGTTCTCCACGCCCGACAGCCCGACCCGGTTGTCCGGCAGGATTATGCTCGCGGTGGTCACCACGTTCCCGTCGATCAGCTTGAAGCTCTCCGTGCCGATGAACGCCTCGGTGTCGTTGCACACGAGGCCGCCGTTCGCGGTCATCGTCGACGCCCTCGCCGTCGCGCCGGCCGCCGTCACGAATCGGTACTGCTGACTGTTCCCGCCGAACTCCTGGTACGCCGCTGGAAATTCGTCCCCGTCCGGGGGCAGGCGCTGACCGCCTCCGCAGTTGTCCATCCTACCATTTACCGTCTCTGGAATCAAACAGGGAACTGCGTTACGGCCGGTATTCGACGGAGACGTGACGCTCTTAGTAATTGAGTCACTCAGAAACCAATGCGGTTAaattcagaaaagaaaaattgaggaaattgatGTTTCTTGATACATTGGTTTGTACTCATTTGAGAAAAATGTGTCAAGTCCTTTTTCAAAAGGTAGGCTCTGcgacaaaatatattattttttccattaaaattgacaaagaTCAGGGAATATCAAAGAATGGACTTAACTGCATTGGCGTCCGAGCAACTCAATTAATGCGTCACGTATCAGTTGGTTAATGATTTTACGGCAGCAGTGTTTAACTAAGGTTGTTTATAAACAGGTTCcccaaaattttaaatgttcaatGTTCCGTATTTTTTTAACGGCTTACAATTATTTAGATGAATTTTTATGACAGATCCTGTTAATGTTCATTGATATTGTAGAGAAATAAGTGATAACGTAAATTCTTCCATTCCCCTCGTCTCTAAGATACAGTCAAAAGCTTTGGTACACAGAAGAATTCAAGCTTAATTCAACGTTCGATCATTCGGTAAGTAATGCGTTAAGTCGTCTAGATAATGGACACTTATCCGAGCTAATAGTCTGCTTGCTTCTTCTGCATTCGTTATCGCTTGTTATTCTCGATTATTCAGCTTTCATATGACAGAACTTCATTAATATGTTTATCGCAACTATATTCGAAGTGGTAGTCGGTTTATCGAATATCTACCCTGCATGCAATCATCGAATATAAGCTGCCGTTCGACGCTAATCAATGATAATGGAAGGGAGAGCTGGATCCGAATGATCCAATTAACAGAATTATCTTATCTTCCGATGGATTCGGATAAATGGAGTCCTAACAAGAAGCCAGCGACGATTTCGTGTATTTGGAACCGAATGCGGTGGCCTTGCTAACCGAAGACCAGTTGAACGAAATTCCACCGTGGAACGAGGATTCCCTCGGCTGTCGAAGCGTAGCCgaactataaaatctgaaacGACCACCGTGCGGCAAGATCGGTCGTCGCCAGACTCGTTTAATGGAACTCGAATATCAAACGTTTCGTTTCATTGCAACCAGTTCCTCTGTCCGTGGCATCGATGTCCCCGGGCAGACCTGGACATCAGGCGAAACACCTTGCACagggtaattccgggtgagatggcccgatctcatttagattgttagatatcgatattttcaattgtttttactaGAATGTCGAATCTTGCGCAGAGAcctatattcaactatttttcttatatgcattcgattttatgaatatattccttatatgtatttacttttataaatgtcTTTCCTTTCCGTTAGGTACCAATGATATCTGAGTATTAACGATTATGTAGGATGTGTAGAAATTACTGTTCTAGAGACTCATTCGTGTCGAAAGGTCATAGCTACGATCGCGGCTTTCGGAAATCCGTGTTCGCgattcgatcgatcgcgcgTTTATTGCTAGAAGATTAGATTCTAGACTCGATCGGGCACCTAGAATCGAAGGAATCCGTTTTATTTCGAAAGATAATGGCGGTCGATCTGACCGGGGATCGGCGATTCGCCTCGGCCCGAGCGGATTCAGCGGTCGTGCGTAAAAGTTCGCGCGCGTTCACGCTCGCGTGCGCTCGGCCCGGCGCGGCGGTGTGTGTTGTAACGCGTCCTCGTCGCCCGGGACCGATCCGCTCGTTTCCAACGCGCCGTTGAATATTTCGGCGGAGAGGGGAAACGatcgaatgaaatatcgatCCCGATAACACTGGACGGCCTCCGTTTAACCGTTTAAATGCCAGGCGACGCAAAAACATCGTAGGAAAAAATCGCTCGTGGAAGGCGAAAGTGGAAGCTTCGCATTTTATAACGGGCCGAGCGGAACGTTGTGCGACCTTTCATTATCCAGTTGCAGGAGTTCAAAGATCGTCgacatttttattacaatatagtGATTCTTCAATGAGGTCTTATCAAAAACTAGGTTCTACTGTTGTATTCGACAAATATAGAAGGAAAACATAGAATGCTACCATTTTTGGGAGACAACGCTTGAAGTATTAGAGTATTTAACCTATTTTTCGTCGTTTTACTAGTAATACTTCCCTTTAATGTAGGTACGTTCAAGTTGTATTCGTATAcgtaattatttatcaaataaatatttagcaatatCTTGAACATATTATTCTCCGAAGATGTCCCCAACAAGAAGGAacaattttcttcaaatttgaAGAACGGGAATTGCTTGTATGACGGATTAAAAAATTTGACCCATCGACTTATTTACTTTTGCCAATCacatatctttatttttatttcttggtTGGTAATAGAAAAACGTCACGACCACACAGAAGCGTTATCTCACTATTCGGTATGTTCGAACCGGATTTTCGTGAAGACGATCCTTGTTCGAACGGAGAAAAACCGTCGGCCGTGGACTCATCTGCATTTTCTAGAATGTTGATTCCACATTTATCGCCCGCCTCGCGAAAGAGAGTAAGACAAAGTCGACGGAAACGGTTCAACGGAGGAATTTTAATCTACGCGAGTGCGGCAATTGAGATATTCCCATTTGGCGCGGTGCCGCTCTATCTTCGCGTGCCTTCGACACCGCGATCGCGTCGAGCGAAGGTTGTCGATCGCCGAACGTACGCTGGATCTCGTCGCCGTTCGCGGATCGAAGAAAAAGAATGATACCTCGCCCCAGTTCcagttcatttttcattttatcttcgAACGTGTCCGACGTCGCGTCGCCTTCTTTAGACCGAAGGATCGACGCTGATTGCCGTTGTTTTCGAAACGGTCGGCTCTTTTTTTGTATATCGACTGTCATGGTGGTCATCGGTTAGTAGCGTttccgaattgcttgaaaacaatcgcagcaacaaaaatgattgataaataaaactgtttcactgtagaactatcgagcagtacAATTGACTGTcccatttattataaaagagtattttaatatttatttatttcgattgtagtactttataaaaatgtacgaAAGCATCTATTGAGATTCCAGTTTGCTTGTATTCTAGTTTGGGACTATtcacttatttaataattttaaatcaactgttccttcttaataattgtgaaagaagaaatgtCGAAACGCCCTTTATAGTAGTCCCAGCGTTCACTATTAAGTGAAAATAATAGTTAATCTAGGAATTATGGTAGCAAATGATCAGCAATTGTTTCTATTCACCTCAGCAACGAAAGGAGAAGTGACACGTGAAAcgctcaagattctcgtggcagtcggcATATTAAAGCTGCAATGGCAGCACATTCTATTTAAGCATTTTATTCGTTACATATTTATGTAACCATTCAGTCACGGTACACGGTTTTCATCTTTCAGCAGCGCGTCGAAGGAGTTCGTGTTCCACTCGCGAAATAGTAAAAGGCTTCTCGGTTTCTGTCTGTCCGAGAAAAACGCGTGCTTCGAATAGATCCGCACTTTCCGGGGATTAACAAAGTGTTACAACTACTGCCGCCGATCTCCGCGCGTTTACGATTCGCGGAAATTCCGATAGGAGAACGCAACCTCGAGGTTCGACGGTGTTCAATCCAGGCGATTTTTTTTCATCGCCGGGAACAATTACCGCGTGGAACAAAATCGTGCGTGGTACCGCTTCCCCGGGACTTGCCTATAAAGATGGGAATTCGCATAAACGTCCGCGGACTATTTACAACTACGAAGACTATTGCTGACAGCAACGACGGCAACGAGCGTGCCAAGTGAACGCGGAATAAAATATCCATGCGGGATATTTCGAAAAAGGAGTGGTCACGAACGGTTCCAGCGAATCGGGCAACATTTTCCAGCCAGACCTGAAACTATTCTGCCAGCGAGCCGAGTTTCTACGGTTTTCTCAGATTCCGCTGAACGTTTCAGGCTCAACCCTTTACGTACGATAGCGGACAACATTcttctgtattatttaattatcgttTCTGTTCTACTTTCCAGAATTGAGGTAGCTacgagaaatatgaaaatagttattaacaGATTATGATTTCGTTCACGATTAGACGCGTTCAATTTTATTCCGCTATTAACAATCTTCGAGAACTCAAGCAGATTTTCTGTTCGCTATGAATGATAGCCTCTCGTTTCGTGCGCAGCAATGTCAATTTTTGGCAATTTCAGTATGGAAATGTTCGTCTCCGGTTTCAGTCGATACAAGACAAAGGGTGAACACTGCATTTACAAACATTCACTATTTTAAAACAGAGGATTATAATACATAACCTTTATTTCAATCAGAATTGACAAGAACCTttagcaaataataataatgaagattCATACCCGTCAAATTGGTAAAGTCGGCCTGGACTTAAATACTACAGTAATGAAGAGTAACTTTTAATCTCTATTAATATTCACGACTCTTCCTCCCAATCTGTGTCTTACTTCGTATCACCATAACTAACTAATAGTAAATGTTAAATGCGTAAATTCACCGTCCAACGTCTAATACATGGAAATAGCGTTTTCCCCGCTGAGAAAAGCATTCGAGCTGCGGCGGTCAGCCGCAGGTAACGATCGTTCCAACGAAAAACGAGAAACCCGCGAGCTTTGCGGCTCGTCGAAAGCCAAGGACGGCCTGGCCGGTGTGTGCTGACTGTAAAAACCGAATAGTCCTGGGTTATTTTAGCCGGTTTACGCAATCGCGTTACTTTCACGCGTCGAACGCAACGATCGCGGCGGGTCCAGTTCGGCTCGCGTTCTGGCCGCGCGCGGATCTGCGGCCTCCTCGCGCGGCTCGCCAACCTGACCGCTCGAACCCAAGGATTTCTACATTCTAAACGCGCACCCACTGATAAAACGCGAGCGAGCGTTATCCGCCGCGCAGGCGAACTCGTCGCCCTCGCTCGAAATCGTATTTCAAAATGCCTTTCAAATCCAACAGCATCGGGCTTCGCTAGCTTCCGTGTTTCACTTGAGACGCAAGGAGACTCTTTCGAGTTTtcgttgatttttatgttaGGCTTCTTCGACTTTCTTCCGCGCGAATGGAGATGCATCGCGTAGAACACGGTATTGTTTGACTTAAAATTTGCTTCTCGAAATTCGCTTTTGTATCGTTGATGATTGTCGTTtggttttatttttctgtagaTATGTACAACGAATAGAATATGGCGACTATGTTATGAACTTTAGGAATTAGAGAATGATTAGTAATCATGGATTGGGCCTGAAGAAAGGAGTCTCTTTTGAATTTTCGTTCATTTTCATGGTATGTTCCTTCGACGGAAATGGGTAATGCAACGTGTAGAACAGGGTAGAATTTGTTTTAGAATCCGAGTTTTGAAATGGGCTTCTGCGTTGTGGATCGTGATTGTTTTTTGCTTTTATGTACTATTGGAAATAGAGTTGACAATGACAGTTATCTATGGACTTGAATTgtgatcaattaaaaagaaaactaacTGTAAAAACTAACATCTACCAACGTGTGCAGCGAATAGAGTACAGTGAATAGGTTTTATGGGGTTCGTAGAGATCCTTAACCTTTTGCAATCTAAAATGTTTTTGGTTTTGTATTCTGGAATCCGTATTAATTATACTTAATTTAACCGTAATATGGTGCTTCTGGAATTTCTTCAGAAACCTTTGAGAAGCACAACAATCGTATTCACAAGTATCCAAATTCCGGCGTCGCGAGCAACTGTCACCAAAAGTGACGAAGAAACCTTACGAACAAATTCACCCGTCGATTCCTTCCACTTTCTTTCCCAAACAAGTGTAACAAACGATCCCAAAGGATCCCACACGAAACTTGTCGACTTTCCATAACCGCGCTGCGTGTATTACATTCCAAAACATCGCTCGCAACCGTAACGATTCGCCGAATAAAACAGGTGAAAATCGCAAAACCGGAATAAAACGAATCGCCGCTTAATCTCGATTTCTTTCCCCGACTTTGCACGGGCACACGCGTTGTCCCGGTGACCGAGACTCGATCGACGAGTAATCTCGAAACGAAGTGGTTCTACATTCAAGAATTCAATCGCTACCTCTTGCCCAGCGACGAATCGATctacaataaaactattgatCTCGGGATGATCTACGGAGACTGGAGCAGGTTCTACACTCTCGGAACGTATAATTCACCTGGTTTTCGAGCGTGTAACGCGAAAGATAAGTGCGGGATCACGGTAGACGCGAATAAAACGATGCCGGCGCGATCCGTGCAAACTGGAATTAAAATAAGTTGCTACTTAATCTCGATTTTTACCGGATCGGCTCGGCAAAAATGCTGATTTTGCATAAACATGCGCGGTCTAATGGTCAACCCAGGCTCGAAACGCCACAGGTTCTGTCCGGCCGGCCGGCGTAGAATATAATCAAGACGCGGCTGAAGGCGCGCAGCCTCCACGGTGTAGAATATAATCCATACGTCTTCTCGGTGCCCGGTTTCATTTAACGAAGACCTGTTTTATGCGTTTCAATTGCGTTTCGTGTTTGCCGCCGCGTGCCTCCGGTACGCAGCCTCAGGGTACAGTTTCGTTGCAACGTTTCCTCCTCGGAACGTCCCCCTTCGAGAAATTGGCCGCGGAACTGACGGAACGCTCGCTGACCGCCGCGTGATTAATCGCTATGAGTTTATTTACGTTCGAATGCTTACGATTCTACATGGGTATGTGCACTCGGTATCCTTGTTTTTGGAAACCGCAGCCGTGAAATATAGCCGACTCGCTGTTGGAAGTGGGTATGCAACCCTACGCGTCAGTGGTTCTGTAAAGATGCACTTTGTGCAACAGGTTCTGATACTCTGCCTTGATGCAGAGTTTGCtggaatgtttaattttatattctaccTTTACCTTAATACACGCGACGTTTTTAGTGAGCATCTTCAGAGATGTATGTATGTGAAGATGAATTGCAAGAATGCTTGAAAATTTATGGGGGAGACAATTTGAATTCAAGGTATGTACGAGTTATAGTGTATGAATGTCATTTATTTTCAGGTAGATGGTATAATGTATTGCTAATGAGGCAATTATGGTTACATTGAAGAGGATGATGGGAATGCAAAAGGGCCAGAGATAAAAGCtccattcattttcattcagGTTTCTACTTGATCAACAATGGTGACAGTATCTTTTTAGGAGAATTCCGACTGGTTTATCTACTCAGAGAAATAGGAAACACGGGAACCAGAGATCGTAACGCTAATCCAAAAATAGGAGTCACAATCGAATCGATCTACCGCGTCGTCTTCGCTTTGCGGCGAATGAAACGCTCGTCTCGCTAACTTCTGATCAACATTCCAGGCCGGCTGCTGTTCGATGGCACTAATCAGCGGTACACGTGCGAACTGTGTCTAGTACGAGACGCACCGCGGCGTGCTGTGTTCCGTTTACACGATGCACCACGTGCCATCGGAAATTCCATTGACTGGCAGCGGCGGAACGCTATTATGTAATTCGTAGACGAACATCGCCTACGAGTTTCCTGTTTCTTTCGACAGCGTTCCGGTCGTTTAGCAGAAAATGCAACGCGACTGGTACCGCTGGCGATCGTATTTGTGATTTTGGATCGATTATCCGATAGGCGATGCGCGTTATTTGTGAATTGAATTCATGGATTTGATAACTTCACGAAGACAATATGCTGTAAGAAATGTTGACCATTTGTTTTGTACTGGATTTATTCTATCACACGAAGAAACGATCAGATGAACTTTACGTATACACCTAATTTCTTTGAAGAATACTGCTAATACATAGTAGCGAAATGCTACTAAACTATGATACGATAGAGAATGAACATTAGTAAATCCCATGGACATGGAGGTCCATGCTTAGCGAAGACCGTTAATACATAATAGTGTTCTAGTATAATAGTATGTTAACACGCTGACAGCCACAATGGTCGCCGACAACCAGATTTTCCAAAATACTCGAACACAATTAAACTACGCAAGGAAATTGATGTCGCACGAAAAGCTggatataaaatgaaagtaaagaAATTAAACGATACGTTTTCTTTAGTGAAAacaggaacaaaaggaaacgcagaaactgaaaaactgattaatcggacaatataagaattgatatcaaattaaatgggcGAAAGAAATTCTACAActtctaatacaattttaaaaccggtcatctGACCGGTCGTagtgcgtttagtgttaatttcagCAGATTCTCCTTATAAATTCGAAATCCTAAAAAATTACGATACAACGAAGAACACTGGTAAATCCCAGGGACGCGGAGGTCTAACCTTACCAGAGAACCCAGACAATTTCCGCCGAATAGGCGACCCGGAAGAGTCCTCCTCCGGTTACGGTGTCCCAGCCGGCGATCGGTCGCGGCGAGCCCCGGTGAACTTCCGTTGCAAGATCCGCGAGATTCCGCGTTGCGCTCGCGCGGCGGGGACGTTTTAATCCGAGAACG encodes the following:
- the bbg gene encoding PDZ domain-containing protein big bang isoform X3, with translation MDVAKCATEDFVTVVNVEGQQPPPENFVTVLSIGSGKKEDELPPQPTPCSPKAQTNGLEGHLEEEVEVFRLPGERLGFGLKFEGGNKTSERVRKLFVQSCAEQSPASRAKCSWGTLGEGDEVLSIDGVPVTHMTRLDCVRRLKESQLVIKLMVRCRGPLRPEVVSAEKKTGTPEKIKVPPELPSAPPPVPPRKLRQARGLADGEANPSPVKKSWNGSRSQSSGSQNSSPGSQPVSPLDSKSSIYESCESSPKSSNGSSQGTPKGSPKERSPELAKSKQEPPEAMVYLDARSQCGSTHGSTSDDTGSSMSTVIDRFSTSDRVSTISTASTASTTSEQQNDLLRTDPEFDRTSDRDYQLSKAICPFENFDADYPSTPPDYLLRRLASSEAVTHVESRGEVERITAVVAPNTVLIEETITFQPPLSFQDAPLSYGHEARPDLFYTADLAADSTTHFKPIKDDVELVERVNGGHEDYLSPECSPEKPKEAIRAERGSDRTPPPLPARNHVNRINVNQSASDRSIEINDRQCQTDRQQKPSESSGNTAIGDNQQDAPVLPPKPLPRRDVKVRRKRPPPPPPPPITPRSETKPVALAEKQTSLEKEEPTSAKVDVPPLKTEDAGIGQTEELSKTLEEGEAENSMSNNAGTENELEKKRIEEVEDSESTDSYDVLDDDGPRTNKVFEIIEIRKAKAFPSQRAVPLARKEEEEAKGRSGFAKETERIVNGDPERIKLGLGKGNERPKPELRTAVKISREVDESEDSDEATTRFNEPDDKSYDRQSIEDESSDRGEADSPINDELFGGQEDDADDDYRTLNDINRNVCGLRGNRGRNEKESIDEDDTSDESDDDYYWQSNLATIGEEEETNSLEYATAHNGASDDTSPTDESNCLDSPTGKDTFITNARNDEVEDENRAANLAGVEAENLNAETVNGRMDNCGGGQRLPPDGDEFPAAYQEFGGNSQQYRFVTAAGATARASTMTANGGLVCNDTEAFIGTESFKLIDGNVVTTASIILPDNRVGLSGVENAGKIGGLSNNEINGKKGSVDGVCQESARESRVNDTKPYASDSFAKKATSVTNYAGYGNQGNGNVLLSEKKVEITGYYHKDTPPPVIEEPQDHGEKEALDTPPPLPLTGPPKIETTSVYSRSVSNLEPPQRKFSLNGELWRQDDKSERSVRDKIAMFSSQSSLDGPLFPNSITVTAATSNGRRLSKYKSTEDVCSDEKTPGQKERASFFADRTQSSFDLTDSGRNVGQETGRKYGQRLPGLPQSPSLAPATVHASKTFPVVPPKPVISSTTPLISSYEKASTTKASMKSYATPASDSQSNAPQANLGNHQNSSSVPPKPAATSALTRATSFSGSTPYLQDRSAACNELFVSSQIARTNSLASTFRRPSEDIRRTSLNQLIEQRRRSISKLRGLVIPEKEAIPIEAPIVDLPEIKSRDSILLHQIPKANIQDKWGSQSSLASNASTASVPLKATTSFKMPAPQIHSKYSPAFKRKSLAVYGTSSNNSPLNGTAKSSQASSTATATATTTSTPTISEPPKSLESICSPTRSDYSFEFASTASSPEGLRSRPKTVQRKTRMEYDDSDNDSAVSSSQSSISRGFSPPMSPVPSERSTVSSERSYISAETNYRHRALIIDSPTRQYGRESSGVDYTRSSIVNERTFVSERSSSSSSSSDPRSPQPVESNARASQIPQRQLKRSNSTDTNCSTSSTLTSGSQASAESLSRRVLKPQSVEAINRKNILASARCRSGRDLNGSPLIQRKFPEEDHRGVIENGDDRQKSRVKNVAPSPQDVKIAYIEVTDSFTEDGDSFPKEEEEPKLPPKRSVPPPVARPPKSELLEPSNDLKMWVRTEVKAMARSAELKAAKKIEKKPEPVPETVTLKHKAVVDEQQRGSVDLPSGNRNTNSIIDTSATEIPKQRSRPSESSKKLPEDQNDLLTILTTKSRSRSAIHVDDGSFGRSKSQMSLEDILSAKAETKLSRAQSIEGRADKSPIVHAGGQNKFLWEPKESRYGRRSSTNSNDSWSDDKSFVSKIPTLGKSRHADNTEDTIEAEKSKIVSKIPTTRSLNRRSASVTDMKKALEKMEATSCTHQGSGTAHNRFPSLDSSVDENLSPVGTDVDTDRCCSEQFGSISSLASSTSLISQQELAQLVEEASLEEARGAHDVVVVLLHKENPAGSVGITLAGGADCEVKEITVHRVLAHSIADRDGRVQRGDRILSINGRSTRGLTHRESLSVLKQPRSEVVLVVSRARSEDGGRLRSRTASVETIIEGFETNGVAEDTAWGPPSVVAVYKDGAGLGFSLEGGRDSPLGDRPLVIKKIFTGGAAEKTGALKAGDQLLEVNGNDVTRMSRIEAWSLMKKLHDGEVNLLVRHPATKSS